In one Halorubrum sp. CBA1229 genomic region, the following are encoded:
- the aroC gene encoding chorismate synthase — MNGNRFGRLFQVTTYGESHGDAMGVTVSGVPAGVELDEEAIQAQLDRRKPGQSMITTSRGEPDEVVVNSGVQDGYTTGTPIGMVIQNKDARSGKYEPYVTAPRPSHGDYTYSAKFGTRNWGGGGRSSARETVNWVAAGAVAEQILDASEYDVEIKAHVNRIGDVEADKVSFEQLLANSEENDVRCADPEAAAEMQELIEQYQEEGDSIGGSIYFECRGVPRGLGAPRFDGFPSRLGQAMFSIPATTGVEFGLGNDAVGVAGSDRNEDWTFDDGESFDHVESEEGDPVPVGNDHGGLQGGITTGEPIYGEATWHAPTSIPKKQRSADWETGEEKEIQVVGRHDPVLPPRAVPVVEAMLYCTVLDFMLLAGRINPDRVDDNPGEYDTDYHPSSPRNE; from the coding sequence ATGAACGGGAACCGGTTCGGTCGGCTCTTCCAGGTGACGACGTACGGCGAGAGCCACGGCGACGCGATGGGCGTGACGGTCTCGGGCGTGCCCGCGGGGGTCGAGCTCGACGAGGAGGCGATCCAGGCGCAGCTCGACCGGCGCAAGCCGGGCCAGTCGATGATCACCACCTCCCGGGGCGAACCCGACGAGGTCGTCGTCAACTCCGGCGTCCAGGACGGCTACACCACCGGGACGCCGATCGGCATGGTGATCCAGAACAAGGACGCGCGCTCGGGGAAGTACGAGCCGTACGTCACGGCGCCGCGCCCCTCGCACGGCGACTACACCTACTCCGCGAAGTTCGGCACGCGCAACTGGGGCGGCGGCGGGCGCTCCTCCGCGCGCGAGACGGTGAACTGGGTCGCGGCCGGCGCGGTCGCCGAGCAGATCCTCGACGCCTCCGAGTACGACGTGGAGATCAAAGCGCACGTCAACCGGATCGGCGACGTCGAGGCCGACAAGGTGAGCTTCGAGCAGCTCCTCGCGAACAGCGAGGAGAACGACGTGCGCTGTGCCGACCCCGAGGCGGCCGCCGAGATGCAGGAGCTGATCGAACAGTACCAGGAGGAGGGCGACTCCATCGGCGGCTCCATCTACTTCGAGTGCCGCGGCGTCCCGCGCGGGCTCGGCGCGCCGCGGTTCGACGGCTTCCCGTCCCGGCTCGGGCAGGCGATGTTCTCCATCCCGGCGACGACCGGCGTCGAGTTCGGGCTCGGCAACGACGCCGTCGGCGTCGCCGGCAGCGACCGCAACGAGGACTGGACGTTCGACGACGGCGAGTCGTTCGACCACGTCGAGAGCGAGGAGGGCGACCCGGTCCCCGTCGGCAACGACCACGGCGGGCTCCAGGGCGGGATCACGACCGGGGAGCCGATCTACGGCGAGGCGACGTGGCACGCGCCCACCTCGATCCCCAAGAAGCAGCGCTCCGCCGACTGGGAGACGGGCGAGGAGAAGGAGATCCAGGTCGTCGGCCGCCACGACCCCGTGCTCCCGCCGCGGGCGGTCCCCGTCGTCGAGGCGATGCTGTACTGCACCGTCCTCGACTTCATGCTGCTCGCCGGCCGGATCAACCCCGACCGCGTGGACGATAACCCGGGCGAGTACGATACCGACTACCATCCGAGCAGT
- a CDS encoding enoyl-CoA hydratase-related protein: MTWDTITLDVDTESDVATLTVDRPEQLNALTVDTLEAIEEALAEAEAAGARALVVAGAGDEAFVAGADISYMVELSTPEAQAYAELGHRVADAIESFPAPTVAAIDGYAFGGGCELALACDLRVAAESAVLGQTEIDLGIIPGWGGTQRLARLVGDETAKRLVFLGERIDATEAAEVGFVGEVVADDAFDDRIDELAGELAAKPAFATRAAKEALNAVHDGTQRGGLALERRAWSGLFGTHDQREGMRAFLEKREPEFE, encoded by the coding sequence ATGACCTGGGACACCATCACGCTCGATGTCGACACCGAGAGCGACGTGGCGACGCTCACCGTCGACCGCCCGGAGCAGCTCAACGCGCTCACCGTAGACACCCTCGAAGCGATCGAGGAGGCGCTCGCCGAGGCCGAAGCGGCGGGCGCCCGCGCGCTGGTGGTGGCCGGCGCGGGCGACGAGGCGTTCGTCGCGGGCGCGGACATCTCGTACATGGTCGAGCTGTCGACGCCGGAGGCGCAGGCGTACGCCGAGCTCGGCCACCGCGTCGCCGACGCGATCGAGTCGTTCCCGGCGCCGACGGTCGCCGCGATCGACGGCTACGCGTTCGGTGGCGGGTGCGAGCTGGCGCTCGCGTGTGACCTCCGGGTGGCCGCCGAGAGCGCCGTCCTCGGCCAGACCGAGATCGACCTCGGCATCATTCCGGGATGGGGCGGCACCCAGCGGCTCGCGCGGCTCGTCGGCGACGAGACGGCGAAGCGACTCGTCTTCCTCGGCGAGCGGATCGACGCGACCGAGGCGGCCGAGGTCGGCTTCGTCGGCGAGGTCGTCGCCGACGACGCGTTCGACGACCGGATCGACGAGCTTGCCGGCGAGCTGGCCGCGAAGCCGGCGTTCGCGACCCGCGCCGCGAAGGAGGCGCTCAACGCGGTCCACGACGGCACCCAGCGAGGCGGGCTCGCCTTGGAGCGCCGGGCGTGGTCCGGCCTGTTCGGCACCCACGACCAGCGCGAGGGAATGCGGGCGTTCTTAGAGAAGCGCGAGCCGGAGTTCGAGTAG
- the hpt gene encoding hypoxanthine/guanine phosphoribosyltransferase — protein sequence MDQLRQSLLDAPIIEKGEYQYFVHPISDGVPMLEPELLREIVIRIIRKAELENVDKIVTPAAMGIHISTALSLMTDIPLVVIRKRQYGLDGEVPLFQETGYSESEMYINDVEEGDRVLVLDDVLSTGGTMKAILDALTNEVGAEVVDVVAVIKKAGDNELDGTDYNVKTLINVTVEDGEVVIVDAQGDE from the coding sequence ATGGACCAGTTGCGGCAGTCGCTCCTCGACGCGCCGATCATCGAGAAAGGCGAGTACCAGTACTTCGTCCACCCGATCAGCGACGGCGTCCCGATGCTCGAACCGGAGCTGCTCCGGGAGATCGTCATCCGGATCATCCGGAAGGCGGAGCTGGAGAACGTCGACAAGATCGTCACCCCCGCGGCGATGGGGATCCACATCTCCACCGCGCTCTCGCTGATGACCGACATCCCCCTCGTGGTCATCCGCAAGCGCCAGTACGGCCTCGACGGCGAGGTCCCGCTGTTCCAAGAGACCGGGTACTCCGAGTCGGAGATGTACATCAACGACGTCGAGGAGGGCGACCGCGTGCTCGTGCTCGACGACGTGCTCTCGACGGGCGGCACGATGAAGGCGATCTTAGACGCGCTGACGAACGAGGTCGGCGCCGAGGTCGTCGACGTCGTCGCCGTGATCAAGAAGGCCGGCGACAACGAGCTCGACGGGACCGACTACAACGTGAAGACGCTGATCAACGTCACCGTCGAGGACGGCGAGGTCGTGATCGTCGACGCGCAGGGCGACGAGTAG
- the epsC gene encoding serine O-acetyltransferase EpsC produces MGYEYTGDVHEELVESYRADESSLPKDASRGYPPRDSLRDEPPLLKQLLFPRCWNATELLDDPDETRARLTELGSCIHTGITAYSSRDADDLTPIVDRTLDRLPAIRRALEKDVEAAYKGDPAAKSKCEIIRSYPGFHAIMTHRVAHSLYAEDSFEYARELAEYSKVETGIDIHPGAEIGEYFFIDHGTGVVIGETATVGDWVRIYQNVTLGALHFEEEEGADHMLAKDYKRHPDIGDHVVIGAGSNILGTVEIGDHVSIGANAWVTDDVPDDTSVFISDHPDQEQKSNR; encoded by the coding sequence ATGGGGTACGAGTACACCGGCGACGTCCACGAAGAACTCGTCGAGTCCTATCGAGCAGACGAATCGTCTCTCCCGAAGGACGCCTCGCGGGGCTATCCGCCCCGCGATTCGCTGCGCGATGAACCACCGCTCCTCAAACAGCTCCTGTTTCCCAGATGCTGGAACGCGACGGAACTGTTGGACGACCCCGACGAAACCCGTGCCCGGCTGACCGAACTCGGCAGCTGCATACACACAGGTATCACGGCCTATTCGAGCCGTGACGCAGACGATTTGACCCCGATCGTCGACAGGACGCTCGACCGGCTGCCGGCGATTCGACGGGCCCTCGAAAAGGACGTCGAGGCCGCGTACAAGGGCGATCCCGCAGCGAAGAGCAAGTGTGAGATCATCCGGTCGTATCCCGGTTTTCACGCGATCATGACCCACAGGGTGGCGCACAGCCTCTATGCGGAGGACAGCTTCGAGTACGCCCGCGAACTCGCCGAGTACTCGAAGGTCGAGACGGGCATCGACATCCATCCAGGTGCGGAGATTGGTGAGTATTTCTTCATCGATCACGGGACCGGGGTCGTCATCGGCGAGACGGCGACAGTCGGCGACTGGGTCCGGATCTACCAGAACGTCACTCTCGGCGCACTCCACTTCGAGGAGGAAGAGGGTGCAGACCACATGCTGGCGAAGGATTATAAGCGTCATCCCGATATCGGCGATCACGTCGTCATCGGTGCCGGGAGCAACATACTCGGGACGGTAGAAATCGGCGACCACGTGAGCATCGGTGCGAACGCCTGGGTGACCGACGACGTCCCGGACGACACGAGCGTGTTCATTTCGGATCACCCCGATCAGGAGCAGAAATCGAACAGGTAG
- a CDS encoding type 1 glutamine amidotransferase domain-containing protein yields MSSALFVVSEEGYWAEECIEPLTTLEAEGVDVTIATPSGSPPVVDERSLDPEAAGGEERVAEFREVDEEHPKLNDPEPIATVDADGYDAVVFPGGHGTVWDVNQDRHARQLLLDAVAGDDGVALVVCHAVGILAFTREADGTPLVEGRSVTGFPNEWEDGIVDDEDVMPDGRKLPYWVEDEVVLAGADWDAELDADTSVTVDGDLITARGPGSSADAAATLLDEL; encoded by the coding sequence ATGAGTAGCGCGTTATTCGTCGTGAGCGAGGAAGGGTACTGGGCCGAGGAGTGCATCGAACCGCTGACGACGCTCGAAGCGGAAGGCGTCGACGTGACGATCGCGACGCCGTCGGGCTCGCCGCCGGTCGTCGACGAGCGGTCGCTGGACCCGGAGGCGGCGGGCGGCGAGGAGCGCGTCGCGGAGTTCCGCGAGGTCGACGAGGAGCACCCGAAGCTCAACGACCCGGAACCGATCGCGACCGTCGACGCCGACGGCTACGACGCGGTCGTCTTCCCCGGCGGCCACGGCACCGTCTGGGACGTGAACCAGGACCGGCACGCGCGCCAGCTGCTGCTGGACGCGGTCGCGGGCGACGACGGCGTCGCGCTCGTCGTCTGCCACGCGGTCGGCATCCTGGCGTTCACCCGCGAGGCCGACGGGACGCCCCTCGTCGAGGGCCGCTCCGTCACGGGCTTCCCGAACGAGTGGGAGGACGGCATCGTCGACGACGAGGACGTGATGCCGGACGGCCGGAAGCTCCCGTACTGGGTGGAAGACGAGGTCGTCCTCGCCGGCGCCGACTGGGACGCCGAGCTCGACGCCGACACCAGCGTCACGGTCGACGGCGACCTGATCACCGCCCGCGGCCCGGGCTCTTCGGCCGACGCCGCGGCGACGCTGCTGGACGAGCTGTAG
- a CDS encoding ArsR family transcriptional regulator, translated as METTRKRIAETLREGPATASDLSESLSLPTPVVYEHLEHVSRSVADAAADEEFLVAPPECRDCGFDGFDDPVNEPSRCPECKSERIGEPAFVIR; from the coding sequence ATGGAGACGACGCGCAAGCGGATCGCCGAGACGCTCCGCGAGGGCCCGGCGACCGCGAGCGACCTCAGCGAGTCGCTGTCGCTGCCGACGCCGGTCGTGTACGAGCACCTGGAGCACGTCTCGCGGTCGGTCGCCGACGCCGCCGCCGACGAGGAGTTCCTCGTCGCGCCGCCCGAGTGCCGCGACTGCGGCTTCGACGGCTTCGACGACCCGGTCAACGAGCCGTCGCGGTGCCCGGAGTGCAAAAGCGAGCGGATCGGGGAGCCGGCGTTCGTGATCCGGTGA
- a CDS encoding DUF2249 domain-containing protein: MTELDVRELPPSERHGRIHDAFAELAPGETLTIVNDHDPKPLYHEMAAELPAFDADGYAVTREGPSKFIAELPKAAGDESGGDDSVDDDPSGDAANDDSAPADRARVADLDGEPHADAFPGKEPKTIRLSLAAGERVPEHEHPDRTVLFHVLEGAVDVALDGDSHPVEAGEILRFEGESAVEPTAREDSVALVVLAPRAEA, from the coding sequence ATGACCGAACTCGACGTGCGAGAGCTCCCGCCGAGCGAGCGACACGGGCGGATCCACGACGCCTTCGCGGAGCTGGCGCCGGGCGAGACGCTGACGATCGTCAACGACCACGACCCGAAACCGCTCTACCACGAGATGGCCGCCGAGCTGCCCGCGTTCGACGCGGACGGCTACGCCGTGACGCGGGAGGGACCGTCCAAGTTCATCGCCGAACTCCCGAAGGCCGCGGGCGACGAGTCCGGCGGCGACGACTCCGTCGACGACGACCCCAGCGGCGACGCGGCGAACGACGACTCCGCGCCGGCCGACCGGGCTCGGGTCGCCGACCTCGACGGCGAGCCGCACGCGGACGCCTTCCCCGGGAAGGAGCCGAAGACGATCCGGCTGTCGCTGGCGGCGGGCGAGCGCGTGCCCGAGCACGAGCACCCCGATCGAACAGTGCTGTTCCACGTGCTGGAGGGCGCCGTCGACGTCGCGCTCGACGGCGACTCCCACCCGGTCGAGGCCGGGGAGATCCTCCGGTTCGAGGGGGAGTCGGCCGTCGAGCCGACCGCGCGCGAGGACAGCGTCGCGCTGGTGGTGTTGGCGCCGCGAGCCGAGGCGTGA
- the nth gene encoding endonuclease III — MGTPLEPREEQVAEVLDRLYEEYPDSTISLNYSNRLELLIAVILSAQCTDERVNAVCADLFETYETPEEYANAPQEELAEAINSITYYNNKAKYIRSACADIAEEHDGEVPDTMSELTDLAGVGRKTANVVLQHGHDVVEGIVVDTHVQRLTRRLGITEEERPEAIEQDLLDVVPEADWQQFTHLMIDHGRATCTAINPDCADCALADICPSEKGDGGVDLASGEAW, encoded by the coding sequence ATGGGCACGCCACTGGAGCCGCGTGAGGAACAGGTCGCGGAGGTCCTCGACCGGCTGTACGAGGAGTATCCGGACTCGACGATCTCGCTGAACTACTCGAACCGGTTGGAGCTGCTCATCGCCGTGATCCTCTCGGCGCAGTGCACCGACGAGCGCGTGAACGCGGTGTGTGCCGACCTCTTCGAGACGTACGAGACGCCCGAGGAGTACGCGAACGCGCCCCAAGAGGAGCTCGCCGAGGCGATCAACTCCATCACCTACTACAACAACAAGGCGAAGTACATCCGGTCGGCGTGCGCGGACATCGCGGAGGAACACGACGGCGAGGTGCCGGACACGATGTCCGAGCTGACGGATCTGGCGGGCGTCGGGCGCAAGACCGCCAACGTCGTCCTCCAGCACGGCCACGACGTCGTCGAGGGGATCGTCGTCGACACCCACGTCCAGCGGCTCACCCGCCGGCTCGGAATCACGGAAGAGGAGCGCCCAGAGGCGATCGAGCAGGACCTCCTCGACGTCGTTCCCGAAGCGGACTGGCAGCAGTTCACGCACCTCATGATCGACCACGGGCGCGCCACGTGTACCGCGATCAACCCGGACTGCGCCGACTGCGCGCTCGCGGACATCTGTCCCTCCGAGAAGGGCGACGGCGGCGTCGACCTCGCGAGCGGCGAGGCGTGGTAA
- a CDS encoding DoxX family protein translates to MSTKTTNEFGGEIGGVTLLGKAHSLSALFIVMLRATIGGMILFAGLGKVTGEPFDASGYLVHAPDAASPVSGLYAAMGSTPWFVEFANVFVPATQLLIGTALILGAFVRLAALGGAMQMLLFYLGGWSGDALALFDSTLVYAVVFLTVAAFGAGRVLGLDAYIERIEVGGEALTERFPKLRYVLG, encoded by the coding sequence ATGTCAACCAAAACCACAAACGAGTTCGGCGGGGAGATCGGCGGCGTCACGCTCCTGGGGAAGGCGCACTCGCTGTCGGCGCTGTTCATCGTCATGCTCCGGGCGACGATCGGGGGGATGATCCTGTTTGCCGGGCTCGGGAAAGTGACCGGCGAGCCGTTCGACGCCAGCGGGTACCTCGTCCACGCGCCCGACGCGGCGAGTCCGGTCAGCGGGCTGTACGCCGCGATGGGCTCGACGCCGTGGTTCGTCGAGTTCGCGAACGTGTTCGTGCCCGCGACGCAGCTGCTCATCGGGACGGCGCTCATCCTGGGCGCGTTCGTCCGCCTAGCCGCGCTCGGCGGCGCGATGCAGATGCTGCTGTTCTACCTCGGCGGGTGGAGCGGCGACGCGCTCGCGCTGTTCGACTCGACGCTGGTGTACGCGGTCGTGTTCCTCACGGTCGCGGCGTTCGGCGCGGGTCGCGTCCTCGGGCTGGACGCCTACATCGAGCGGATCGAGGTCGGCGGCGAGGCGCTGACCGAGCGGTTCCCGAAGCTCCGCTACGTCCTCGGGTGA
- a CDS encoding alpha/beta hydrolase: protein MSGSDRASAPLPDVPGVERTYREVNGVELHAVSAGDPDDPLVVLLHGFPEFWYEWREFLDPLVEAGYRVVVPDQRGYNRSEKPDGFDAYSVDTLSADVVGLIETAGRESAHVVGHDWGAAVAWDLALRHPEVVDRLGIVNVPHPTVFQRTLTSDFAQLRNSWYMFFFQLPLLPEWVTSRNRFAFFVNAMEGGSRAGTFDEQDFERYRLAWGREDAVGSMIDWYRALFRRQREPPRERVDAPTLVVWGENDQALIPRMAEESVQYCSDGRLERFPDATHWVPHEYPDRVAALLLEHLGAGARD from the coding sequence ATGAGCGGCTCGGACAGGGCGTCGGCGCCGCTTCCCGACGTTCCCGGCGTCGAACGCACGTACCGGGAGGTCAACGGCGTCGAACTCCACGCTGTCAGCGCCGGCGACCCCGACGATCCGCTGGTCGTCCTGCTACACGGGTTCCCCGAGTTCTGGTACGAGTGGCGCGAATTCCTAGACCCGCTCGTGGAGGCCGGCTACCGCGTCGTCGTCCCGGACCAGCGCGGCTACAACCGGAGCGAGAAACCCGACGGGTTCGACGCGTACAGCGTCGACACGCTCTCGGCCGATGTCGTCGGCCTCATCGAGACGGCGGGCCGCGAGAGCGCCCACGTCGTGGGACACGACTGGGGGGCGGCCGTGGCTTGGGACCTGGCGCTGCGTCATCCCGAAGTCGTCGACCGGCTCGGTATCGTCAACGTCCCACACCCGACCGTCTTCCAGCGGACGCTCACCTCCGACTTCGCTCAGCTGCGGAACAGCTGGTACATGTTCTTCTTTCAGTTGCCGCTGCTCCCTGAGTGGGTAACCAGCCGGAACCGGTTCGCCTTCTTCGTGAACGCGATGGAGGGCGGCTCGCGGGCGGGGACGTTCGACGAACAGGACTTCGAACGCTACCGACTGGCTTGGGGCCGCGAGGACGCCGTCGGCTCGATGATCGACTGGTACCGCGCCCTGTTTCGACGGCAGAGAGAGCCGCCCCGCGAACGGGTCGACGCTCCCACGCTCGTTGTCTGGGGCGAGAACGACCAAGCTCTGATTCCGCGGATGGCCGAGGAAAGCGTCCAATACTGTTCGGACGGGCGCTTAGAGCGATTCCCGGACGCGACTCACTGGGTGCCACACGAGTATCCCGACCGCGTCGCCGCACTCCTTCTGGAACATCTCGGTGCGGGTGCTCGCGACTGA
- a CDS encoding FAD-dependent monooxygenase produces the protein MTLDETLRYDGERVSTKGERAVVLGASMAGLLAARVLDDAYERVTVVERDALPTAPETRAGVPQGKHVHVLLEAGRSTISDLFPGYGEDLVDAGALIIDVGQELRHYDEGGYLTPPATRMEMYCASRPLLETVVRRRLADLDGVTVRDETQFAAYRTDAAGDRIDGVRVRGDDGLETLDADLVVDATGRTSRTPAWLAENGYGEPPVEEVEIDMVYSTVRVDRPEGDRRMPFVPQSAPRTRGGAAFPVEGGEWVVTLGGMHEMDPPATVEEFLPYARELPIEEIEAILASHEVVSAGVERYPFPSNRRVRYEELDRFPGGLVVVGDAVASFNPIYGQGMSVAALVALTLHETLAASGGRPIGERFAERTADVVDIAWQMAVGSDAAFEETTGPTPPGASMFDTYLSRLVRQAHTDPHLSEAFYRVVGMEVAPTDLLRPGTVWRTVTP, from the coding sequence ATGACGCTGGACGAGACCCTCAGATACGACGGAGAGCGGGTATCGACCAAGGGCGAACGAGCAGTGGTCTTGGGAGCGAGCATGGCCGGGCTGCTGGCCGCCCGCGTCCTCGACGACGCCTACGAGCGGGTCACGGTCGTCGAACGAGACGCCCTGCCGACGGCTCCCGAGACGAGGGCCGGCGTTCCTCAGGGGAAACACGTACACGTGCTTCTGGAGGCCGGCCGTTCGACCATCAGCGACCTCTTCCCGGGATACGGGGAGGACCTCGTCGACGCCGGGGCGCTGATCATCGACGTGGGCCAAGAACTGCGCCACTACGACGAAGGCGGCTACCTCACTCCGCCGGCGACGCGGATGGAGATGTACTGCGCGAGCAGGCCCCTCCTGGAGACGGTCGTCCGCCGGCGCCTCGCCGACTTGGACGGGGTGACGGTCCGGGACGAGACGCAGTTCGCGGCCTACCGGACCGACGCCGCCGGCGACCGGATCGACGGGGTCCGTGTCAGGGGCGACGACGGACTCGAGACGCTGGATGCGGATCTGGTCGTCGACGCGACGGGTCGGACCAGTCGAACGCCGGCCTGGCTGGCCGAGAACGGCTACGGTGAGCCCCCGGTCGAAGAGGTCGAGATCGACATGGTCTACAGCACCGTTCGGGTCGACCGTCCGGAGGGGGACCGCCGGATGCCGTTCGTCCCCCAGTCGGCGCCCAGAACCCGCGGGGGCGCTGCCTTCCCTGTCGAAGGCGGCGAGTGGGTTGTGACCCTCGGTGGGATGCACGAGATGGACCCGCCCGCCACCGTCGAGGAGTTCCTCCCGTACGCCCGGGAGCTCCCCATCGAGGAGATCGAAGCGATCCTCGCCTCGCACGAGGTGGTGTCCGCCGGCGTCGAACGGTACCCCTTCCCGTCGAACCGGCGAGTTCGCTACGAGGAGCTGGACCGGTTCCCCGGCGGCCTGGTCGTCGTGGGCGACGCGGTCGCGAGCTTCAACCCGATCTACGGCCAAGGGATGTCAGTCGCCGCCTTAGTGGCGTTAACGCTCCACGAAACGCTCGCCGCGAGCGGCGGCAGACCCATCGGCGAACGGTTCGCCGAGCGGACGGCGGACGTCGTCGACATCGCGTGGCAGATGGCCGTCGGGTCCGACGCCGCATTCGAGGAGACCACCGGACCGACGCCGCCGGGCGCTTCGATGTTCGACACCTACCTCTCGCGGCTGGTCCGTCAGGCCCACACCGACCCGCATCTCTCGGAGGCCTTCTACCGCGTCGTCGGGATGGAAGTCGCGCCCACTGATCTGCTCCGGCCGGGCACCGTCTGGCGGACGGTGACGCCATGA
- a CDS encoding glutamate--cysteine ligase — protein sequence MDLGSRDAFASMGTLGIEEEFYIVDADGRPTSGTDDLVYGRDPPSEVPEGFDHELFQCTIEAQTERIEDPADAEAALSTVREALVDHAAADGYRIAAAGLHPAAKWRELDHVEKPRYTAQLDRIQYPQHRNTTAGLHVHVGVDDADKAVWIANRLRWHCPVLLALSANSPFWNGFDTGLASARAKVFENLPNTGIPSAFDDFDAFQRYERRMVEQGSIADRGELWFDVRPHTGHGTVEVRAPDAQRDPAVTLALVEYVHALVLDYAERYADGESAPALRRELLDENKWRAIRHGHDASFVARSGEETIALGEVVDRECDRLGVSGIRDVYDAESGAKRQRRLREESGLDALCEDLTLSP from the coding sequence ATGGATCTCGGTTCGCGGGACGCGTTCGCCAGCATGGGGACGCTCGGCATCGAGGAGGAGTTCTACATCGTGGATGCCGACGGTCGCCCGACGTCCGGAACCGACGACCTCGTCTACGGCCGCGACCCGCCGAGCGAGGTGCCCGAGGGGTTCGACCACGAGCTGTTCCAGTGCACCATCGAGGCCCAGACGGAGCGCATCGAGGACCCCGCCGACGCCGAGGCCGCCCTGTCGACGGTGCGGGAGGCGCTTGTCGACCACGCCGCCGCGGACGGCTATCGGATCGCCGCCGCAGGGCTCCACCCGGCGGCGAAGTGGCGGGAGCTGGACCACGTCGAGAAGCCGCGGTACACGGCGCAGCTCGACCGGATACAGTACCCGCAACACCGCAACACCACGGCCGGCCTCCACGTCCACGTCGGCGTCGACGACGCGGACAAGGCCGTGTGGATCGCCAATCGCCTCCGCTGGCACTGCCCCGTGCTGCTCGCCCTGTCCGCGAACTCGCCGTTCTGGAACGGCTTCGACACCGGGCTCGCGTCGGCCCGCGCGAAGGTCTTCGAGAACCTCCCGAACACCGGGATCCCCTCGGCGTTCGACGACTTCGACGCCTTCCAGCGCTACGAGCGCCGCATGGTCGAACAGGGCTCTATCGCCGACCGCGGCGAGCTCTGGTTCGACGTCCGCCCGCACACCGGCCACGGCACGGTCGAGGTGCGCGCCCCCGACGCCCAGCGCGACCCCGCGGTCACCCTCGCGCTGGTCGAGTACGTCCACGCGCTCGTGCTCGACTACGCCGAGCGCTACGCGGACGGCGAGTCCGCGCCGGCGCTCCGCCGCGAGCTCTTAGACGAGAACAAGTGGCGCGCGATCCGCCACGGCCACGACGCCTCGTTCGTCGCCCGGAGCGGCGAGGAGACGATCGCGCTCGGCGAGGTCGTCGACCGCGAGTGCGACCGCCTCGGCGTCTCGGGGATCCGCGACGTGTACGACGCCGAGAGCGGCGCGAAGCGCCAGCGACGGCTCCGCGAGGAGTCCGGCCTCGACGCGCTGTGCGAGGACCTGACCCTGTCGCCGTGA
- a CDS encoding winged helix-turn-helix domain-containing protein, which yields MTSDEFDGDPVPDPDDDDLGAAEGGDESPTERTREELRKTKERLGEGADKAVKGFDDNVVDLLAWLLDTETRARIYVYLRDNPNSTSDEVADGTGLYPSTVREALAELHDEEKVERDKREASGAGNNPYEYEAIAPSELVRGVVGDVQRELNAVFNLDRRLGGESPDGDAEPVQISVGGDGESGDGGVDEDDDAGVGEDDDADADGTGDDDDR from the coding sequence ATGACAAGCGACGAGTTCGACGGCGATCCCGTCCCGGATCCGGACGACGACGACCTCGGGGCGGCGGAGGGCGGTGACGAGTCGCCGACCGAGCGGACCCGAGAGGAGCTCCGCAAGACCAAAGAGCGGCTCGGCGAGGGCGCCGACAAGGCGGTCAAGGGGTTCGACGACAACGTCGTCGACCTGCTGGCGTGGCTGCTCGACACCGAGACCCGGGCGCGGATCTACGTCTACCTGCGGGACAACCCGAACAGCACCAGCGATGAGGTCGCCGACGGCACCGGGCTCTACCCCAGCACGGTCCGCGAGGCGCTCGCGGAGCTCCACGACGAGGAGAAGGTCGAGCGCGACAAGCGCGAGGCGAGCGGCGCCGGCAACAACCCCTACGAGTACGAGGCGATCGCGCCGAGCGAGCTGGTCCGGGGCGTCGTCGGCGACGTCCAGCGCGAGCTGAACGCCGTCTTCAACCTCGACCGCCGGCTCGGCGGCGAGTCCCCGGACGGCGACGCGGAGCCGGTCCAAATCTCCGTCGGCGGCGACGGGGAGAGCGGCGACGGAGGAGTCGACGAGGACGACGACGCCGGAGTCGGCGAGGACGACGACGCCGATGCGGACGGCACTGGCGACGACGACGACCGATAG